Proteins encoded by one window of Vibrio algicola:
- a CDS encoding DsbE family thiol:disulfide interchange protein, with protein MNRKILFAPLALFVVLVVVFATQLTRNAKGDDPTKLESVLVGKSVPDFQLEDLYQPTKTYDQTLFKGKPLILNVWATWCPTCYAEHKFLNTLSGEGVNIIGLNYKDDRAKAEKWLKDLGDPYQIVLFDGNGMFGLDLGVYGAPETFLIDANGKIQYRHVGDVNAENWNDTLLPLYNKLAGQTTQFKPTPMMGQN; from the coding sequence ATGAATCGTAAAATATTATTTGCTCCCTTGGCGTTATTTGTTGTGTTGGTGGTGGTGTTTGCTACTCAATTAACCCGCAACGCTAAAGGTGATGATCCCACTAAGCTAGAATCGGTATTAGTGGGTAAATCAGTACCTGATTTTCAATTAGAAGATTTGTATCAGCCAACTAAAACCTATGATCAAACATTGTTTAAAGGTAAGCCTTTGATCTTAAATGTATGGGCAACCTGGTGTCCGACTTGCTATGCCGAACATAAGTTTTTAAATACTTTATCGGGTGAAGGAGTCAACATCATTGGTCTTAACTACAAAGATGATCGTGCTAAAGCAGAGAAATGGCTAAAAGATTTGGGTGACCCATATCAAATCGTGTTGTTTGACGGTAATGGTATGTTTGGCCTTGATCTTGGCGTATATGGCGCTCCAGAAACGTTCTTAATTGATGCCAATGGCAAAATTCAATACCGCCATGTCGGTGATGTGAACGCTGAAAACTGGAACGATACCTTGTTGCCGCTTTATAACAAGTTAGCCGGTCAAACCACGCAATTTAAACCGACACCAATGATGGGGCAGAACTAA
- a CDS encoding cytochrome c-type biogenesis protein: protein MKKLSSFMVLLLVALSFPTFAAIEVFDFDTPAQEAQFQELSHTLRCPKCQNNSISDSNAELAKDLREKTYLMTKQGKSKQEIIDYMVARYGNFVTYNPPLNATTAILWVAPLSIVLFGFAFIFLRTRRRAALNKENPEQWDDQHEQRLQQLLSEEDVVNNDANNASKDDKKGKDV from the coding sequence ATGAAAAAACTCTCCTCATTTATGGTGCTGTTGTTGGTGGCATTAAGCTTTCCAACCTTTGCGGCGATTGAAGTGTTTGATTTTGATACTCCAGCGCAAGAGGCTCAATTTCAAGAGTTAAGCCATACCTTACGTTGCCCTAAGTGTCAGAATAACTCGATCTCAGATTCTAATGCAGAGCTTGCTAAAGACTTGCGTGAAAAAACCTACTTGATGACCAAGCAAGGTAAATCAAAGCAAGAAATTATCGATTACATGGTGGCGCGTTACGGCAACTTTGTGACTTATAATCCGCCGCTAAATGCGACAACCGCTATTTTGTGGGTTGCACCATTGAGTATTGTATTGTTCGGATTTGCTTTTATTTTCTTACGCACTCGTCGTCGAGCCGCACTAAATAAGGAAAATCCTGAGCAATGGGATGATCAGCATGAGCAACGTTTACAGCAACTTCTGTCTGAAGAAGATGTGGTGAATAACGATGCAAATAATGCCAGCAAGGATGATAAAAAGGGTAAAGACGTATGA
- the ccmE gene encoding cytochrome c maturation protein CcmE, with amino-acid sequence MTPRRKKRLAIILAILIGVAGTVGLIMYALNQNMNLFYTPTEIVNGKDDGTKPHVGEKLRIGGMVVVGSVKRDPDTLNVSFELEDIGPKVTVNYTGILPDLFREGQGIVAQGTLKDATTIDAFEVLAKHDENYMPSEIEQAMKKKHQPGYNTETPDPKSEASPSTSEQGSGQ; translated from the coding sequence ATGACCCCAAGACGTAAAAAAAGACTCGCGATTATCCTCGCCATCTTGATTGGTGTGGCTGGTACTGTTGGCCTAATCATGTACGCCCTTAATCAAAATATGAATTTATTCTATACCCCGACTGAAATCGTCAATGGTAAGGATGACGGCACTAAACCGCATGTAGGTGAAAAACTGCGCATTGGTGGCATGGTGGTAGTGGGGTCGGTTAAGCGCGATCCAGATACCCTTAACGTCAGTTTTGAGTTAGAAGATATTGGCCCAAAAGTGACGGTTAATTACACCGGTATCTTGCCTGATCTGTTCCGTGAAGGACAAGGCATCGTGGCACAAGGCACATTAAAAGATGCCACGACGATTGATGCTTTTGAAGTGCTGGCAAAACATGATGAAAATTACATGCCTTCGGAAATTGAACAAGCGATGAAGAAAAAGCATCAACCCGGATACAACACTGAAACGCCTGATCCTAAATCGGAAGCGTCTCCATCAACATCGGAACAAGGAAGCGGGCAATGA
- a CDS encoding heme ABC transporter permease yields the protein MWKWLHPYAKPEKTYQLCGALLPWFTVFAVLLIVAGTVWGLAFAPADYQQGDSFRIIYIHVPAAMWSMGIYVSMAIAAFVGLVWQLKLSNMAAAAMAPIGAVFTFIALVTGAVWGKPMWGAWWVWDARLTSELILLFLYLGVIALYHAFDDHKTAAKAAGILAIVGVINIPIIHYSVEWWNTLHQGATITKMGKPSMSPDMLWPLLLNIFGFASFSIALTLVRFRTEILHRESHRPWVLELVKARFSSHSNTAKHEVK from the coding sequence ATGTGGAAATGGCTACATCCTTATGCAAAGCCTGAAAAAACCTATCAGCTTTGTGGCGCATTATTGCCTTGGTTTACGGTTTTCGCCGTCCTGTTAATTGTGGCAGGAACAGTATGGGGCTTGGCCTTTGCTCCAGCCGATTATCAACAAGGTGACAGCTTTAGAATTATCTATATTCATGTGCCCGCAGCAATGTGGTCGATGGGTATTTATGTATCAATGGCGATTGCTGCTTTTGTCGGTTTGGTATGGCAATTAAAACTGTCGAATATGGCCGCCGCGGCTATGGCTCCGATTGGCGCTGTGTTCACTTTTATTGCATTAGTGACGGGTGCTGTATGGGGTAAACCTATGTGGGGCGCTTGGTGGGTATGGGATGCTCGCCTAACATCAGAACTGATTTTACTATTCTTATACCTTGGGGTTATCGCGCTTTATCATGCGTTTGATGATCACAAAACAGCTGCCAAAGCAGCGGGTATTTTGGCCATTGTTGGGGTGATTAATATTCCAATTATTCATTATTCGGTTGAATGGTGGAATACACTGCATCAAGGCGCGACGATCACTAAAATGGGCAAACCTTCAATGTCGCCAGATATGTTATGGCCTTTGCTACTAAATATCTTTGGTTTTGCCAGTTTTTCTATTGCACTGACTCTGGTGCGTTTTCGTACCGAAATTTTACATCGAGAAAGTCATCGACCTTGGGTACTTGAACTCGTGAAAGCACGTTTTTCATCCCATTCAAATACAGCCAAGCATGAGGTGAAGTAA
- a CDS encoding TonB-dependent siderophore receptor codes for MLFSLSPLSKALSLRFNPVIGLSLALFAVPTFAQDDPTTAVNDSADSVETITVSASALKVATPLAQTPRSVSVINQDQLSIQQPTKLDEALRYQPGVMTQPYGSDNNTDWFKIRGFDAATYLDGNRLFNTGYYGWNLEPFGLEQIEVLKGPASLLYGEAPPGGVVNAVSKRPGYVEGGEFEVKGGSRNLQQIGIDTTSFVDDDGDVRFRLVAMMSSQDGVLDGTYNDRTYIAPSLAIDISPDTSLTFLASWQQDDGVPTSGFLPAYGTLFDTPQGKIDPSTNLGEPDYDKNKSNQYSIGYEFEHHFNDTWQFKQNTRYAYTDLLLRSTYAFGSETSADLNRGIVYRDGSTQMLSMDNQFIANWDMGNTANTSLLGVDVQQFKNDSMQADDWGNANGGTTSGINAFNPVHGNIIAIDDRATPVNIKKEQMGIYAQQQVTFNDKFIAKFGGRYDIVRLQNDTAATSTHEDIHNDNLSLSGGLMYLSDIGLSPYVSYSESFEVIASLDASTGKAYKPLEGQQTEAGFKYQPDFINGYVNVAWFNVNQKNGLVYDPTTAQQTQTQELTSQGIEIETVAQVTQALLARANYTYTDAQSDDGLGNKQRTALIPQNMASAWLEYDFSHLGFDSLNGLVLGAGSRYMGSSVGHTSDGAGILHVPSVTLFDAMARYDITKKWRAQINVNNLTNKEYVSSCDYYCYYGEEMSATATLNYRW; via the coding sequence ATGTTGTTTAGTTTGTCCCCTTTATCCAAAGCGCTCTCCTTGCGCTTTAACCCCGTTATTGGACTGTCTTTGGCTCTTTTTGCTGTGCCCACTTTTGCTCAAGACGATCCTACCACGGCTGTGAATGACAGCGCTGATTCGGTTGAAACGATTACTGTTTCCGCCTCGGCGCTAAAAGTTGCCACCCCGCTAGCTCAAACCCCGCGTAGCGTTTCAGTGATCAACCAAGATCAATTATCGATACAGCAACCGACCAAATTAGATGAAGCTCTGCGCTACCAACCGGGTGTGATGACACAACCTTACGGCTCCGATAACAATACCGATTGGTTTAAGATCCGTGGTTTTGATGCCGCCACCTACCTTGATGGTAATCGATTATTTAATACCGGTTATTATGGTTGGAATTTAGAACCATTTGGTTTAGAGCAAATTGAAGTACTTAAAGGCCCAGCCTCATTATTGTATGGTGAAGCGCCTCCAGGTGGTGTGGTTAATGCAGTCAGTAAACGCCCTGGTTATGTTGAGGGAGGTGAGTTTGAAGTCAAAGGGGGCAGTCGAAATCTACAACAAATTGGTATCGATACCACCAGTTTTGTGGACGATGACGGCGATGTGCGTTTTCGTTTAGTGGCAATGATGAGCAGTCAAGATGGCGTGTTAGACGGCACTTACAATGATCGTACCTATATTGCCCCAAGCCTTGCCATCGATATTAGCCCCGATACCAGCCTGACTTTTTTAGCCTCATGGCAGCAAGATGATGGTGTTCCTACCTCAGGGTTTTTACCCGCTTACGGCACCTTATTCGACACACCGCAAGGGAAAATCGACCCAAGTACTAACTTAGGCGAGCCCGATTACGATAAGAATAAAAGCAATCAATATTCAATTGGCTATGAATTCGAGCACCATTTTAACGACACTTGGCAGTTCAAACAAAATACCCGTTACGCCTATACCGACTTATTGCTACGCAGTACTTATGCTTTTGGCAGTGAAACCAGCGCCGATTTAAACCGTGGCATTGTTTACCGTGACGGTTCCACCCAAATGCTTAGCATGGATAACCAATTTATTGCCAATTGGGATATGGGTAACACTGCCAACACCAGCTTACTCGGGGTGGATGTTCAGCAGTTTAAAAACGACAGCATGCAAGCCGATGATTGGGGTAATGCTAATGGTGGTACCACCTCTGGTATTAATGCGTTTAACCCAGTACATGGCAATATTATCGCCATTGACGATCGCGCCACGCCGGTTAACATCAAAAAAGAACAAATGGGTATTTACGCCCAGCAACAAGTCACCTTCAACGATAAGTTCATCGCTAAATTTGGTGGTCGTTACGATATCGTGCGTCTGCAAAATGACACTGCCGCCACCAGCACCCACGAAGATATCCACAATGACAATTTATCATTAAGCGGTGGCTTGATGTATCTCAGTGATATTGGTTTATCACCTTATGTGAGTTATTCAGAATCGTTTGAAGTGATTGCCTCGCTCGATGCCAGTACCGGCAAAGCTTATAAACCACTTGAAGGTCAACAAACCGAAGCCGGCTTTAAATATCAACCTGATTTCATCAATGGTTATGTCAATGTCGCTTGGTTTAACGTCAATCAAAAAAATGGTTTAGTGTACGACCCAACCACCGCTCAACAAACTCAAACCCAAGAACTCACTTCACAAGGGATTGAAATTGAGACCGTCGCTCAAGTCACCCAAGCCTTGTTAGCACGCGCCAATTACACCTATACCGACGCTCAATCGGATGACGGCTTAGGCAATAAGCAACGTACCGCTTTGATCCCACAAAATATGGCATCGGCATGGCTTGAATATGATTTCAGCCACCTTGGTTTCGATAGCTTAAATGGATTAGTACTAGGCGCAGGTTCTCGTTATATGGGCTCGTCGGTGGGACACACGTCAGATGGTGCGGGGATCTTGCATGTGCCGAGCGTGACATTGTTCGATGCTATGGCTCGATACGACATCACAAAAAAATGGCGCGCTCAAATTAACGTCAACAACTTAACCAATAAAGAGTATGTCTCCAGTTGTGATTATTACTGTTACTACGGTGAAGAAATGTCTGCTACAGCGACCCTCAATTACCGTTGGTGA
- the ccmA gene encoding cytochrome c biogenesis heme-transporting ATPase CcmA — protein MLEVCGLTAIRGDKELFQDVSFTVKPNDLVQIEGRNGSGKTTLLRIVTGLADCDGGQILWQQKSTHKDRDAFHQDLLFLGHQTGVKKELTAFENLLFYQKMNGSEGVTEQDIWLALAKVGLAGKEDIPSGKLSAGQQRRVALARLWLSKHPLWILDEPLTAIDKQGIKVIEALFLEHTERGGMILFTTHQDMFTGIDSLKKIKLGE, from the coding sequence ATGCTTGAAGTGTGTGGTTTAACCGCTATTCGTGGTGACAAGGAACTGTTCCAAGACGTTAGCTTTACGGTTAAGCCAAATGATCTTGTGCAAATTGAAGGTCGTAATGGTTCAGGCAAAACTACATTATTACGCATAGTGACGGGGTTGGCCGATTGCGATGGCGGACAAATTCTCTGGCAACAGAAAAGTACGCATAAAGATCGCGACGCGTTTCATCAAGATTTACTTTTCCTTGGTCATCAAACAGGGGTAAAAAAAGAACTGACTGCGTTTGAAAATCTTTTATTTTATCAAAAAATGAATGGCTCAGAAGGCGTTACAGAACAAGATATCTGGCTTGCCCTAGCAAAAGTCGGGCTGGCAGGTAAAGAAGATATTCCGTCTGGTAAGCTTTCTGCTGGGCAACAACGTCGGGTGGCGTTAGCGAGGTTATGGTTAAGCAAACACCCATTATGGATTTTAGATGAGCCGCTCACGGCCATTGATAAACAAGGGATTAAAGTGATAGAAGCACTGTTTTTAGAACATACTGAGCGAGGTGGCATGATCTTGTTCACCACTCACCAAGATATGTTCACTGGTATTGATTCACTTAAAAAAATAAAGTTAGGTGAGTAA
- a CDS encoding heme lyase CcmF/NrfE family subunit, with product MIAELGHFALILALGFSILLSIFPLYGASTNNRTLMGMARPLSWGMFLTLLFSFGTLLWAFYSNDFTLQYVASNSNSQLPWYYRLTAVWGAHEGSLLLWVLIQAIWTVAVASFSRGMPLESISRVLAVMGMISVGFLLFIILTSNPFLSILPYFPVDGRDLNPLLQDPGLIIHPPMLYMGYVGFSVAFSFAIASLMTGSLDTAWARWSRPWTTAAWVFLTVGIALGSWWAYYELGWGGWWFWDPVENASFMPWLAGTALMHSLAVTEKRGTFKAWTVLLAISAFSLSLLGTFLVRSGILVSVHSFASDPARGMFILAFLAIVIGGSLLLFAIKGSKVRVRGNYSLFSRENALLSNNILLIAALVVVMIGTLLPLVHKQIGMGSVSIGAPFFNSLFTWLIVPFSIILGIGPLIRWKRDNLSSVKMPILLSAVISVVLAVVIGLMSAEQFKPLATLGWFLAIWIVSMHCFELYQRATHRHSFMVGITKLQRSHWAMMLGHIGLAVTIIGIAMVQNYSIERDVRLEPGQTFDIQGYQFHFDGLRDHDGPNYEGFIADFTITDDGKFVNTLHAEKRYYHTAGSMMTEAAIDAGLTRDLYIAMGEKLDGTDNAWAVRIYYKPFIRWIWLGAIFMAIGGILAISDKRYRFNKKSKLNANKSGQEA from the coding sequence ATGATTGCTGAACTTGGACACTTTGCCTTAATCTTAGCGTTGGGCTTTTCAATTTTATTAAGTATCTTTCCGCTGTATGGCGCAAGTACCAATAATAGAACCTTAATGGGGATGGCGAGGCCGCTATCTTGGGGCATGTTCCTGACGTTATTGTTCTCGTTTGGTACGCTATTATGGGCGTTTTATAGCAATGACTTTACCTTGCAATATGTGGCCAGTAACTCAAACAGCCAACTTCCTTGGTATTACCGTTTAACCGCGGTTTGGGGCGCACATGAAGGTTCATTATTGCTTTGGGTTCTGATCCAAGCAATTTGGACGGTGGCCGTTGCCTCCTTTAGCCGTGGTATGCCGCTTGAATCTATTTCACGCGTACTGGCGGTCATGGGGATGATCTCGGTCGGTTTCCTATTGTTTATCATTCTGACTTCCAATCCATTTTTAAGTATTTTACCTTACTTCCCGGTTGATGGTCGCGATCTTAATCCGTTGTTGCAAGATCCTGGTTTGATTATTCACCCACCGATGCTGTACATGGGTTATGTCGGCTTCTCGGTTGCGTTTTCATTTGCAATTGCCTCATTAATGACGGGGAGTTTAGATACAGCGTGGGCGCGTTGGTCTCGTCCTTGGACAACCGCCGCTTGGGTATTTCTAACCGTGGGTATCGCGCTAGGTTCTTGGTGGGCTTATTACGAACTTGGCTGGGGTGGTTGGTGGTTCTGGGATCCAGTTGAAAACGCATCCTTTATGCCTTGGCTTGCTGGTACTGCATTAATGCACTCATTAGCGGTCACTGAGAAACGTGGCACCTTTAAAGCATGGACGGTATTACTGGCGATTTCTGCGTTTTCATTAAGCTTGCTCGGCACCTTCTTAGTTCGTTCCGGTATTTTGGTTTCAGTGCATTCATTTGCATCTGATCCGGCGCGCGGCATGTTTATTTTGGCTTTCCTTGCCATCGTTATTGGCGGTTCATTATTGCTGTTTGCGATTAAAGGCTCAAAAGTTCGTGTCCGTGGTAACTACTCATTGTTCTCGCGTGAAAATGCGCTGTTATCGAATAATATTCTGTTGATTGCCGCGTTAGTTGTGGTGATGATCGGGACGTTATTGCCATTAGTGCATAAACAAATTGGTATGGGTTCCGTTTCAATTGGTGCGCCATTCTTCAATTCATTATTTACTTGGTTAATTGTGCCATTCAGCATCATTTTAGGTATTGGTCCATTAATTCGTTGGAAGCGCGATAATTTATCTAGCGTCAAGATGCCAATCTTGCTATCGGCGGTTATTTCAGTGGTGTTAGCGGTCGTGATTGGCTTAATGTCAGCTGAGCAATTTAAACCACTGGCGACGCTAGGTTGGTTCTTAGCGATTTGGATTGTGAGCATGCATTGCTTTGAGTTATATCAACGTGCCACTCACCGTCATTCGTTTATGGTGGGCATAACCAAACTTCAACGTAGCCATTGGGCAATGATGTTAGGCCATATTGGTCTTGCCGTAACCATTATTGGTATTGCGATGGTGCAAAACTACAGCATTGAGCGTGATGTACGTTTAGAACCAGGACAAACCTTTGATATTCAAGGCTATCAATTCCACTTTGATGGTTTACGAGATCATGATGGTCCTAACTATGAAGGTTTCATCGCCGATTTCACCATTACCGATGATGGTAAGTTTGTGAATACGCTGCATGCTGAAAAACGTTATTACCACACGGCAGGTTCGATGATGACCGAAGCGGCGATTGATGCGGGCCTTACTCGTGATCTCTACATCGCGATGGGTGAAAAATTAGACGGTACCGACAATGCTTGGGCTGTACGAATTTACTATAAACCTTTTATTCGTTGGATTTGGTTAGGCGCAATCTTTATGGCGATTGGTGGCATTCTCGCCATTAGCGATAAACGTTATCGCTTTAACAAGAAATCAAAATTAAATGCCAATAAATCAGGTCAGGAGGCGTAA
- a CDS encoding GGDEF domain-containing protein: MHRQRKEKDHLRKEISIDPMTGLFNRRVLDNQMMEVISHSRIKEKQIALISIDANKFKQINDNYGHLVGDQAILHIAKSMLLCSGENDFSIRMGGDEFLLVMPDSSATLAQQMTERLERHVLETSTKDIGIEVSISAAYTMLENSESFDQAYRRVDSVLYTKKGLTI; the protein is encoded by the coding sequence ATGCATCGACAACGCAAAGAAAAAGATCATTTGCGCAAAGAGATCAGCATTGACCCTATGACCGGATTATTTAATCGCCGTGTATTGGATAATCAGATGATGGAAGTGATCAGTCATTCCCGCATAAAAGAAAAACAAATTGCGTTAATTTCGATTGATGCCAATAAGTTTAAGCAAATTAATGATAATTATGGCCATTTAGTGGGCGATCAAGCCATTTTACATATCGCTAAAAGCATGTTGTTGTGTTCTGGCGAAAATGACTTTTCAATTCGTATGGGCGGCGATGAATTCTTATTAGTGATGCCTGACTCATCGGCCACACTCGCTCAACAGATGACCGAACGACTAGAGCGGCATGTGCTCGAAACCTCAACCAAAGATATTGGTATTGAAGTATCGATCAGTGCCGCTTATACCATGCTTGAAAATAGTGAGAGTTTTGATCAAGCCTATCGACGAGTAGATTCAGTGTTGTACACCAAGAAAGGCTTAACGATTTAG
- the ccmB gene encoding heme exporter protein CcmB yields MLANMGHIIRRELLIAYRRQADVFNPLWFFIIVITLFPLSIGPEPNLLARIAAGIVWVAALLSALLSLERLFRDDFHDGALEQMMLLPIPLPLVVMAKVISHWLLTGLPLILISPLLAVLLSLDFNTWLAVVVTLLIGTPTLSFIGAIGVGLTVGLQKGGVLLSLLVLPLYIPILIFATSAIDAAGSGFPYSGQLAILGAMLLGSITLTPFAISASLRISVN; encoded by the coding sequence ATGCTGGCTAACATGGGTCATATCATCCGCCGTGAACTATTGATTGCATATCGCAGACAAGCCGATGTGTTTAATCCGCTCTGGTTCTTCATTATTGTTATCACACTCTTCCCTTTAAGTATTGGTCCTGAGCCTAATTTGTTAGCGCGTATTGCAGCTGGGATTGTTTGGGTAGCCGCATTGCTTTCTGCTCTGTTATCGTTAGAGCGCTTATTCCGAGATGACTTTCATGATGGAGCACTCGAGCAAATGATGCTGCTGCCGATCCCGCTGCCTTTAGTGGTGATGGCCAAAGTCATTTCTCATTGGTTATTGACCGGTCTGCCACTTATTTTAATTAGTCCATTGCTGGCGGTATTGCTGTCACTCGATTTTAATACTTGGTTAGCGGTGGTGGTGACATTATTAATTGGTACACCAACTTTAAGTTTTATTGGCGCAATAGGCGTAGGCTTAACGGTTGGATTGCAAAAAGGTGGGGTGCTGCTGAGTTTGTTGGTGCTGCCTTTGTATATTCCTATTTTGATCTTTGCCACGTCGGCAATTGATGCAGCCGGTAGCGGCTTTCCTTACTCTGGGCAATTGGCAATTTTAGGGGCAATGTTACTCGGTTCGATAACCTTAACGCCTTTTGCCATTAGTGCATCATTACGGATCAGTGTTAATTAG
- the ccmD gene encoding heme exporter protein CcmD gives MYFDSFSDFIAMGNYAAYVWSAFGITFASLGILCWSSISQNKALFKEIQQKMDREARIQAAKKMENTL, from the coding sequence ATGTATTTTGATTCTTTTTCAGATTTTATTGCCATGGGTAATTATGCCGCTTATGTTTGGAGCGCATTTGGTATTACTTTCGCAAGTTTAGGGATTTTGTGCTGGAGCAGTATTTCGCAAAATAAAGCATTATTTAAAGAGATTCAGCAAAAAATGGATCGTGAAGCGCGTATTCAAGCGGCTAAAAAAATGGAAAATACACTATGA
- a CDS encoding DUF2254 domain-containing protein, with amino-acid sequence MASRLSRDHLRFVINRFKDKLWVKPLWMCICSVLAVFVAKIADHLDIVFFVLPLSLDSLVALLEIMSSSMLVIATFSVGSMLSAYASASTSATPRVFTLVVSDDVSKNALSRFIGSFIFSIVALTAVKNEFFDAPGLLVLFVLTIFVFALVVLTFIRWVDRLARLGRVGNTVDRVEKVVMESLVRQRNCPNLSGAPCVDTRQGETVVATEVGYIQHVDISRLHHWAEKNDLDIVLVSMPGDFVAPGTVLARVLVEDKDEEFDYKGVIAAFQIGVDRIFDDDPKFGLIVLSEIASKALSPAVNDPGSAIKVIGSLVRVFAIWSEPVQQKDQQQPCYDRVQVPEVNISDMFNDAFTSIARDGAGCLEVVIHLQKALSALHLLGDEPMKNAAKTHAEMSLKRSEDALTLPEDLQAVRNASMFKVSADKNEN; translated from the coding sequence ATGGCATCTCGTTTATCTCGTGATCATCTTAGGTTTGTGATAAATCGCTTCAAAGATAAGCTTTGGGTTAAACCGCTGTGGATGTGTATCTGTTCTGTGTTAGCGGTGTTTGTGGCAAAGATTGCGGATCATCTCGATATTGTTTTTTTTGTGCTGCCACTTAGCCTTGATTCGTTAGTGGCATTATTGGAAATTATGTCTTCGAGCATGTTAGTGATCGCAACTTTTTCAGTCGGTTCTATGCTGTCGGCTTATGCGTCAGCCAGTACTTCGGCGACCCCAAGAGTATTTACTTTGGTGGTGTCGGATGATGTGTCTAAGAATGCATTGTCGCGTTTTATTGGCTCATTTATTTTTAGCATTGTGGCATTAACGGCGGTGAAAAATGAGTTTTTCGATGCGCCCGGTCTGTTAGTATTATTTGTTTTAACCATATTTGTATTTGCCTTGGTGGTGTTGACGTTTATTCGCTGGGTAGACCGATTAGCAAGGTTGGGTCGAGTCGGAAATACCGTCGACCGAGTCGAAAAAGTAGTGATGGAATCGCTTGTTCGTCAGCGAAATTGCCCTAATTTATCAGGTGCGCCATGTGTTGATACCCGGCAAGGTGAAACAGTAGTGGCAACAGAGGTTGGTTATATTCAACATGTGGATATTAGCCGCTTGCATCACTGGGCAGAAAAAAATGATCTGGATATTGTCTTGGTATCAATGCCGGGGGATTTTGTCGCACCGGGAACCGTGTTAGCTCGAGTGCTAGTGGAGGATAAAGATGAAGAGTTTGATTACAAAGGGGTGATTGCAGCGTTTCAAATTGGCGTTGATAGAATATTCGATGATGACCCAAAATTCGGTTTGATTGTGTTATCGGAAATTGCCAGTAAAGCGCTGTCGCCTGCGGTGAACGACCCAGGTTCGGCTATTAAAGTGATTGGCAGTTTGGTGCGAGTGTTTGCTATTTGGTCTGAGCCGGTTCAGCAAAAAGATCAACAGCAACCTTGTTACGACCGAGTGCAAGTTCCTGAAGTCAATATTAGCGATATGTTTAATGATGCGTTTACCTCGATTGCGCGCGATGGAGCAGGGTGCTTAGAAGTGGTCATTCACTTGCAAAAAGCCTTATCGGCGCTGCATCTATTAGGGGATGAACCAATGAAGAATGCCGCAAAGACCCACGCCGAAATGTCACTTAAACGCAGTGAGGATGCGTTAACCTTGCCGGAGGATTTACAGGCGGTACGCAACGCCAGTATGTTTAAAGTATCAGCAGATAAAAATGAGAACTAA